The Mixta hanseatica genome includes a region encoding these proteins:
- the ahpF gene encoding alkyl hydroperoxide reductase subunit F has product MLDTTMKNQLKAYLEKLTKPVELIATLDDSAKSAEIKELLAEIAELSEKVTFREDNTLPERKPSFLITNPGNSTGPRFAGSPLGHEFTSLVLALLQTGGHPSKETQALLDQIRQLDDDLHFETYYSLSCHNCPDVVQALNLMAILNPRISHTAIDGGVFQNEIQDRNVMGVPAVFLNGKEFGQGRMSLAEIVSKVDVNADKRAAEELNKRDAYDVLIVGSGPAGAAAAIYSARKGIRTALLGERFGGQVLDTVDIENYISVPKTEGSKLAGALKAHVSEYPIDVIDSQSASKLIPASVEGGLHTLQTASGAELKSRSIIVATGARWRNMNVPGEEQYRTRGVTYCPHCDGPLYKGKRVAVIGGGNSGVEAAIDLAGIVEHVTLLEFAPAMKADAVLQQKVRSLENVDIILNAQTLEVKGDGSKLTSLEYKDRVNETVHQIDVAGIFVQIGLLPNTTWLDGTIERNQMGEILIDAKCETSVKGVFAAGDCTTVPYKQIIIASGEGAKASLSAFDYLIRTQPVG; this is encoded by the coding sequence ATGCTCGACACCACGATGAAAAACCAACTCAAGGCCTATCTTGAGAAATTAACTAAGCCTGTTGAGTTAATCGCTACGCTGGACGACAGCGCGAAATCCGCTGAAATCAAAGAGCTGTTGGCGGAAATTGCTGAGCTGTCTGAAAAAGTAACGTTCCGTGAAGACAACACCCTGCCGGAGCGCAAACCTTCATTCCTGATTACTAACCCAGGCAACAGCACCGGCCCGCGTTTTGCCGGCTCGCCGCTGGGTCACGAATTCACTTCGCTGGTACTGGCTCTGCTGCAGACCGGCGGACATCCGTCCAAAGAGACGCAGGCGCTGCTGGATCAGATCCGCCAGCTGGATGACGACCTGCATTTCGAAACCTATTACTCGCTCTCCTGTCACAACTGCCCGGACGTGGTGCAGGCGCTGAATCTGATGGCGATTCTGAACCCGCGCATCAGCCATACGGCGATTGACGGCGGCGTATTCCAGAATGAGATTCAGGATCGTAACGTCATGGGCGTTCCGGCAGTATTCCTGAACGGGAAAGAGTTCGGCCAGGGCCGTATGAGCCTGGCGGAAATCGTCAGCAAAGTGGACGTCAACGCCGACAAACGCGCAGCGGAAGAGCTGAACAAGCGTGACGCTTACGACGTGCTGATTGTCGGCAGCGGCCCGGCGGGCGCGGCGGCGGCGATTTACTCAGCGCGTAAAGGCATCCGTACCGCCCTGCTGGGCGAGCGTTTTGGCGGCCAGGTATTGGATACGGTTGATATTGAAAACTATATCTCCGTGCCGAAAACCGAAGGGTCTAAACTGGCTGGCGCGCTGAAAGCGCACGTCAGCGAATATCCGATCGACGTGATCGACAGCCAGAGCGCCAGCAAGCTGATCCCGGCCAGCGTAGAAGGCGGCCTGCATACGCTGCAAACCGCTTCCGGCGCCGAGCTGAAATCACGCAGCATCATCGTCGCTACCGGTGCGCGCTGGCGTAACATGAACGTTCCGGGCGAAGAGCAGTATCGCACCCGTGGCGTTACCTACTGCCCGCACTGCGACGGCCCGCTCTACAAAGGTAAGCGCGTGGCGGTCATCGGCGGCGGTAACTCCGGTGTTGAAGCGGCGATCGATCTGGCCGGTATCGTTGAACACGTTACCCTGCTGGAGTTCGCGCCAGCGATGAAAGCGGACGCCGTGCTGCAGCAAAAAGTACGCAGCCTGGAAAACGTGGATATCATCCTGAACGCGCAGACGCTGGAAGTGAAAGGCGACGGTAGCAAGCTGACCAGCCTGGAATATAAAGATCGCGTGAACGAGACGGTTCATCAGATCGACGTGGCCGGTATCTTCGTACAGATTGGCCTGCTGCCGAACACCACCTGGCTGGACGGCACCATCGAGCGTAACCAGATGGGCGAAATCCTGATCGATGCGAAATGCGAAACCAGCGTGAAAGGCGTATTTGCTGCCGGCGACTGTACCACTGTGCCGTACAAGCAGATCATTATCGCCAGCGGTGAAGGCGCGAAAGCCTCCCTGAGCGCGTTTGATTATCTGATTCGTACTCAGCCGGTCGGCTAA
- a CDS encoding thiol-disulfide oxidoreductase DCC family protein has protein sequence MTDRAAPPLIAPNEQVVLYDGTCKLCNGWVNFLLRYDRYHTVRLAAVQSEQGKALLRWAGLSTENISTIVLIRQGQVWLRAEAIFRVMAGLPWPWRALSLLRFLPTALSNRCYDLIARNRYRLFGRYDNVHHLTADHPQRFLDR, from the coding sequence ATGACTGATCGCGCCGCGCCGCCGCTGATAGCGCCCAACGAACAGGTAGTGCTGTATGACGGCACCTGTAAGTTGTGCAACGGCTGGGTCAATTTCCTGCTGCGCTACGACAGATATCATACCGTCAGGCTGGCAGCGGTGCAGAGTGAGCAGGGGAAAGCGCTGTTGCGCTGGGCCGGTCTGTCAACGGAAAACATCAGCACCATTGTGCTGATCAGGCAGGGACAGGTCTGGCTGCGGGCGGAGGCGATCTTTCGCGTAATGGCTGGGCTGCCGTGGCCGTGGCGCGCGCTGTCGCTGCTGCGTTTCCTGCCCACCGCCCTGAGCAACCGCTGCTATGATCTTATCGCCCGTAACCGCTACCGACTGTTTGGCCGCTACGATAATGTGCATCATCTCACCGCGGATCATCCACAGCGTTTCCTTGACCGCTGA
- a CDS encoding arylamine N-acetyltransferase family protein, with protein MMPFDLHAYLARIGYTGATRPSLATLSQLHQAHVCAIPFENLDVILDRSIHLETEAIQEKLVVARRGGYCYEQNALFLLALQQMGFEARGLAARVVIAQPPSVPPRTHMLLLVQLEGAFWIADVGFGGPTLSAPIRLLADRSQATPHGEYQLQSLGEEWLLCLRRHDEWQPLYRFDLVTQFPSDYLMANHFVSTWPHSHFRHHLLAARYLPDGGQLSLENRRFSRYGTEPERRTLDDLRALYQLLQDAFRLGVKHSLYGVSEEEFIQAMTRLDSAQ; from the coding sequence ATTATGCCGTTCGATCTTCACGCTTATCTGGCGCGTATCGGTTATACCGGCGCGACGCGCCCGTCATTGGCTACGCTTTCACAGCTGCATCAGGCGCATGTTTGCGCCATCCCGTTTGAAAATCTGGATGTTATTCTTGATCGTTCGATTCATCTTGAAACTGAAGCGATTCAGGAGAAGCTGGTCGTCGCGCGGCGCGGCGGCTATTGCTATGAGCAGAATGCGCTGTTTCTGCTGGCGCTACAGCAGATGGGCTTTGAGGCGCGCGGGCTGGCCGCTCGCGTGGTAATAGCCCAGCCGCCCTCGGTGCCGCCGCGTACTCATATGCTGCTGCTGGTGCAGCTGGAAGGGGCTTTCTGGATCGCCGATGTCGGCTTTGGCGGGCCGACGCTCAGCGCGCCGATCCGCCTGCTGGCAGATCGGTCGCAGGCGACGCCGCACGGTGAATATCAGCTGCAGTCGCTGGGCGAAGAGTGGTTACTCTGCCTGCGCCGTCACGATGAGTGGCAGCCGCTTTATCGCTTTGACCTGGTGACGCAGTTTCCTTCCGATTATCTGATGGCCAATCACTTTGTCTCTACCTGGCCGCACTCCCACTTTCGCCATCATCTGCTGGCGGCGCGTTATCTGCCGGACGGCGGTCAGCTGTCGCTGGAAAACCGGCGCTTTAGTCGTTATGGCACAGAGCCGGAGCGGCGCACCCTGGATGATCTGCGCGCGCTGTATCAACTGCTACAGGATGCATTTCGCCTTGGGGTTAAACACTCGCTGTATGGCGTGAGCGAAGAGGAATTTATCCAGGCGATGACGCGGCTGGATAGCGCGCAATAA
- a CDS encoding alpha/beta hydrolase-fold protein: MKFTRCATLLFALSCPAFAADTLPAAPQAKAVSVVTGATPESYISHPMQRDARGIWSWTSAPLAPDLYEYFFNVDGLRTIDPSGAMPKPQRQVNTSLILVPGSLLDVRQVPHGELHALTYHSQALNAERQLYVWTPPGMEKMRDPLPVLYFWHGFGDSGLSAVAQGRIPQIMDNLLAEKKIVPMLVVMPDTETDAPGIVPEDYIPAERRKAFYPRNAAAADRELMQDIIPLISQRYQVRQDAEGRALAGLSQGGYQALVSGMSHLDQIGWLGSFSGVTTETVPNAAVSAQLAQGAQVNQQLKNFTLAIGERDSVTGADIAGLKQQLEQQSIHFDYDAYPQLGHEMAVWRPAYIKFVQKLFR, from the coding sequence ATGAAATTTACCCGCTGTGCGACCCTGCTGTTTGCTCTAAGCTGCCCCGCTTTCGCGGCTGATACTCTGCCTGCTGCGCCGCAGGCAAAAGCGGTATCAGTGGTAACCGGCGCCACGCCGGAATCGTATATTAGCCATCCGATGCAGCGGGATGCACGCGGTATCTGGTCATGGACCAGCGCCCCGCTGGCGCCTGACCTTTATGAATACTTCTTTAATGTCGACGGCTTGCGCACCATTGATCCTTCCGGCGCAATGCCGAAACCACAGCGCCAGGTCAACACCAGCCTGATCCTGGTGCCCGGTTCGCTATTAGATGTGCGTCAGGTGCCACACGGCGAGCTTCACGCCCTGACCTACCACTCGCAGGCGTTAAACGCCGAGCGTCAGCTGTATGTCTGGACGCCGCCCGGCATGGAGAAAATGCGCGATCCGCTGCCGGTACTCTATTTCTGGCACGGCTTTGGCGATAGCGGGCTCTCCGCTGTGGCGCAAGGGCGTATTCCGCAAATCATGGATAATCTGCTGGCCGAGAAGAAAATTGTGCCGATGCTGGTGGTGATGCCGGACACCGAAACCGATGCACCCGGCATAGTGCCGGAGGACTATATTCCGGCCGAGCGGCGCAAGGCGTTTTATCCACGCAACGCGGCGGCGGCGGATCGCGAGCTGATGCAGGATATTATTCCGCTGATTTCGCAGCGCTATCAGGTACGGCAGGACGCCGAAGGCCGGGCGCTGGCGGGCTTGTCGCAGGGCGGCTATCAGGCGTTAGTCAGCGGCATGAGCCACCTGGATCAGATCGGCTGGCTGGGCAGTTTCAGCGGCGTGACCACCGAAACGGTGCCGAACGCGGCGGTCAGCGCGCAGCTGGCGCAGGGAGCACAGGTTAATCAGCAGTTGAAGAACTTCACCCTGGCGATTGGCGAACGGGATAGCGTTACCGGCGCGGATATTGCCGGTCTGAAACAGCAGCTTGAGCAACAGAGCATCCATTTTGATTACGATGCTTACCCGCAGCTGGGCCATGAAATGGCGGTCTGGCGCCCGGCATACATTAAATTTGTGCAGAAGCTGTTCCGTTAA
- a CDS encoding NAD(P)-dependent oxidoreductase — protein sequence MNQRPAVAVLGLGAMGHAFAANLVKKTFQVAGWNRTRARGEDLATAGMRLCDEPQLAVEQADVVLAMLSDGTTTENVLQQIMSALKPNAVFCQMGTIGVEATEKLIAQLAAARPDVVYIDAPVSGTKAPAENAQILVLASGDRQRAASLEPVFAAISKGARWLGEAGAGSRMKLVVNAWLIAMMQGLAESASLAQQLGFTPDELWSVLEGGPLAAPYAKVKLDTIKGGDYTPQMQLAWALKDAQLALSAAEDQSMPGLQHISQLWQQAVEAGYGEQDLAVIYRFLTGKE from the coding sequence ATGAATCAACGTCCCGCTGTAGCGGTATTGGGATTAGGCGCCATGGGGCACGCTTTCGCGGCTAATCTGGTCAAAAAAACGTTTCAGGTGGCCGGCTGGAACCGCACCCGCGCGCGCGGCGAAGATCTGGCGACGGCAGGCATGCGGCTTTGCGATGAGCCGCAGCTGGCGGTGGAGCAGGCGGATGTGGTGCTGGCGATGCTGTCAGACGGCACCACTACCGAAAACGTTCTGCAACAGATTATGTCCGCGCTAAAACCCAACGCGGTTTTCTGCCAGATGGGCACCATCGGCGTGGAAGCCACTGAGAAATTGATTGCGCAGCTGGCGGCGGCGCGTCCGGATGTGGTTTATATCGATGCGCCCGTTTCCGGCACCAAAGCTCCGGCGGAAAACGCGCAGATCCTGGTGCTGGCCAGCGGCGATCGGCAGCGTGCCGCCAGCCTGGAGCCGGTATTCGCTGCCATCAGCAAGGGGGCGCGTTGGTTAGGCGAGGCGGGCGCCGGATCGCGGATGAAGCTGGTCGTTAACGCCTGGCTGATTGCCATGATGCAAGGACTGGCGGAAAGCGCCAGCCTGGCGCAGCAGCTGGGTTTTACGCCCGACGAACTCTGGTCAGTGCTGGAAGGCGGGCCGTTAGCTGCGCCCTATGCAAAGGTAAAGCTGGATACCATTAAAGGCGGCGACTATACCCCGCAAATGCAGCTGGCCTGGGCGCTTAAGGATGCGCAGCTGGCGTTGAGCGCGGCGGAAGATCAGTCGATGCCGGGGCTGCAGCATATCTCTCAGCTCTGGCAACAGGCGGTGGAAGCGGGCTATGGCGAGCAGGATTTGGCGGTAATTTACCGTTTTTTAACCGGTAAAGAGTAA
- the pqqU gene encoding TonB-dependent receptor PqqU, with product MKITRITSPSARLVAVAALLAFSCACAVASDESTLVVSASADGLSELDTPAAVSVVSGDDLRRAAPRINLSENLSGLPGVQIQNRQNYAQDLQISIRGFGSRSTYGVRGMRIYVDGIPATMPDGQGQTSNIDLNSVDRVEVLRGPFSALYGNASGGVINIATQQGSQPASVEASSYYGSFGSWRYGLKAQGATGDGSQAGDVNYTVSATRFSTHGYRDHSSAQKNLGNARLGVRIDDVSTLTLLFNSVDINAQDAGGLTNAEWRDNPRQSPRAEAYNTRKTTKQTQAGLRYERQISANDDLSLMAWAGERETVQYQSIPRAPQLRPTHAGGVIDLTRHYQGIDARWTHRDAIGAVPVTVTGGLDYETMSERRKGYENFVLRNGTSDFGHKGDLRRNERNLMWNLDPYLQTSWQLTPKLTLDAGVRFSTVNFDDNDHYITPDNGDDSGEASYHRWLPAAALKYAVTDAWNIYTSAGRGFESPTITELSYRNDDQGGLNNLLRPATSDTLEIGSKTRIGNGLFNAALFQTDTKNEIVVANSEGGRSSYKNAGQTRRRGLELSLDQQFALDWRLRMAWTLLDATYRDSSDSAKNPVTRGNRLPGIARNMAFAALEYAPEAGWYGGAELRYISKIQANDNNSEQAPAYAVTALNGGYKFRSGNWVLDLFGRVDNLFDRSYVGSVIVNEGNGRYFEPAPGRNYGVGASLSWEFN from the coding sequence ATGAAAATCACCCGCATCACTTCCCCTTCTGCCCGCCTGGTGGCGGTGGCTGCCCTGCTGGCGTTTAGCTGCGCTTGCGCCGTGGCCAGCGATGAATCAACCCTGGTAGTCAGCGCCTCTGCCGACGGGCTTTCTGAACTGGATACGCCCGCCGCCGTGAGCGTGGTGAGCGGCGACGATCTGCGCCGGGCCGCGCCGCGCATTAATCTGTCGGAGAATCTCTCTGGCCTGCCCGGCGTGCAAATCCAGAACCGGCAGAACTATGCGCAGGACTTACAGATTTCGATTCGCGGCTTTGGCTCGCGATCCACTTACGGGGTACGCGGGATGCGTATTTATGTGGATGGCATACCCGCCACCATGCCGGACGGCCAGGGACAAACCTCCAATATTGATCTGAACTCGGTCGATCGGGTGGAAGTGCTGCGCGGTCCCTTCTCCGCGCTGTACGGCAACGCTTCCGGCGGCGTGATCAATATTGCTACGCAGCAAGGCAGCCAGCCCGCCAGCGTTGAAGCCAGCAGCTACTACGGCAGCTTCGGCAGCTGGCGCTACGGATTAAAAGCGCAGGGCGCTACCGGCGACGGCAGCCAGGCGGGCGATGTGAATTATACGGTGTCGGCGACGCGCTTCAGCACTCATGGCTACCGCGATCACAGCAGCGCGCAGAAAAATCTGGGCAACGCGCGGCTGGGCGTACGGATCGATGATGTCAGTACCCTGACGCTGCTGTTTAACAGCGTGGATATTAACGCGCAGGATGCCGGCGGCCTGACCAACGCGGAATGGCGCGACAATCCGCGCCAGTCGCCGCGGGCAGAAGCGTACAATACGCGTAAAACCACGAAGCAAACGCAGGCCGGGCTGCGCTATGAGCGGCAAATAAGCGCAAACGACGATCTCAGCCTGATGGCCTGGGCGGGCGAGCGCGAAACGGTGCAATATCAGTCGATCCCGCGCGCGCCGCAGTTGCGACCGACCCACGCCGGCGGCGTAATCGATTTAACTCGCCACTATCAGGGCATCGATGCGCGCTGGACGCATCGCGACGCCATCGGTGCGGTGCCGGTCACCGTGACCGGCGGCCTTGATTACGAGACCATGAGCGAACGCCGCAAAGGCTATGAAAATTTTGTTCTGCGCAACGGCACGTCAGACTTTGGCCATAAAGGAGACCTGCGCCGCAACGAGCGCAACCTGATGTGGAACCTGGATCCCTACTTGCAAACCTCATGGCAGCTGACGCCAAAGCTAACGCTGGACGCGGGCGTGCGCTTCAGTACGGTGAACTTTGATGATAACGATCATTACATTACCCCCGACAACGGCGACGACAGCGGCGAAGCGAGCTATCACCGCTGGCTGCCGGCCGCCGCGCTGAAATATGCGGTGACCGATGCCTGGAATATCTACACCTCTGCCGGGCGCGGTTTTGAGTCGCCGACGATTACCGAGCTTTCCTATCGCAACGACGATCAGGGCGGCCTGAATAATCTGCTGCGGCCCGCGACCAGCGATACGCTGGAGATCGGCAGCAAAACCCGCATTGGCAACGGCCTGTTCAACGCGGCGCTGTTTCAGACCGACACCAAAAATGAAATTGTCGTGGCTAATAGCGAAGGCGGACGCAGCAGCTATAAAAATGCCGGACAGACGCGGCGGCGCGGCCTGGAGCTGTCGCTCGATCAGCAGTTTGCGCTCGACTGGCGGCTGCGTATGGCCTGGACCCTGCTGGACGCCACCTATCGCGACAGCAGCGATAGCGCCAAAAACCCGGTGACGCGCGGCAATCGTCTGCCCGGCATTGCCCGCAATATGGCCTTTGCGGCGTTGGAATATGCCCCGGAAGCGGGCTGGTATGGCGGCGCCGAGCTGCGCTATATCAGCAAAATCCAGGCCAACGACAATAACAGCGAGCAGGCCCCGGCTTACGCCGTAACCGCGCTAAACGGCGGCTATAAATTCCGCTCCGGCAACTGGGTGCTGGATCTGTTTGGCCGTGTGGATAACCTGTTCGACCGCAGCTATGTGGGCTCGGTGATTGTTAATGAGGGCAATGGCCGCTACTTCGAACCGGCGCCGGGACGCAATTACGGCGTTGGCGCCTCTCTGAGCTGGGAATTTAATTAA
- a CDS encoding helix-turn-helix domain-containing protein, which produces MQALSQHLAQTLKALRAQRQWSLTQAAEHSGVSKAMLGQIERGESSPTVATLWKIATGFAVPFSLFITPPEAAREVVHYREGERPPFHQQNAQMQVRSLADFDALLGLDLLEITFSANAFSASAPHAPGVTEHVIVITGTLEVQVAQRWHQLRQGEVLRFNADVPHAYRNSSGQPTLIHNLIHYPRAG; this is translated from the coding sequence ATGCAGGCGCTATCGCAACATCTGGCTCAAACGCTAAAAGCCCTGCGCGCCCAGCGCCAGTGGAGCCTGACGCAGGCGGCCGAGCACAGCGGTGTCAGTAAGGCGATGCTGGGGCAAATAGAGCGCGGCGAGTCCAGCCCAACGGTGGCGACCTTATGGAAAATCGCCACCGGGTTTGCCGTGCCGTTTTCACTGTTTATCACACCGCCAGAGGCTGCAAGAGAGGTGGTGCACTATCGGGAAGGGGAACGTCCGCCGTTTCACCAGCAAAATGCGCAGATGCAGGTCAGGTCGCTGGCGGATTTTGATGCGTTGCTGGGGCTGGATCTGCTGGAAATTACCTTCTCCGCCAATGCGTTTAGCGCATCCGCGCCGCATGCGCCGGGCGTAACGGAACATGTGATCGTCATTACCGGTACGCTGGAGGTGCAGGTCGCACAGCGCTGGCATCAGCTAAGGCAGGGCGAGGTGCTGCGTTTTAACGCCGACGTGCCGCATGCCTATCGCAACAGCAGCGGCCAGCCGACGTTAATCCACAATCTGATTCACTATCCGCGCGCGGGATAA
- a CDS encoding benzoate/H(+) symporter BenE family transporter, giving the protein MLAVQHARQIGFPAAIAGFIATLIGYASSAAIVYQAAAAAGVGADEIGGWFTALGLAMGVSSLGLSLWYRQPILTAWSTPGAAMLATSLDGVTLAQTIGIFIFTNLLIMLCGITGLFARLMKVIPQAITAAMLAGILLRFGLQAFGGLQTDLMLCGLMCGCWLLARRLLPRYAIIMTLLAGLLVTLARGDLHLAQPLLTLRWPTFIMPSFSLPALLGVGLPFFLVTMASQNAPGIATLQAHGYTAPVSTLIGWSGLIALLLSPFGGFSVCLAAITAAICMSEEVHPDRNKRWLAAAMAGFFYLLAGVFGGAVGLLLTALPITLIHTLAGLALLATLTNSIQRALHQEETRDAAMVTFLVTASGVTLAGVGAPFWGLIAGMLVWLILSSHRLR; this is encoded by the coding sequence ATGTTAGCGGTGCAGCATGCACGTCAGATCGGGTTTCCTGCCGCAATCGCCGGTTTTATCGCCACCCTTATCGGCTACGCCAGCTCGGCGGCAATTGTTTATCAGGCCGCGGCGGCGGCCGGCGTCGGCGCGGATGAGATTGGCGGCTGGTTTACCGCGCTGGGCCTGGCGATGGGTGTTAGCTCGCTCGGGCTTTCCCTCTGGTATCGCCAGCCTATTCTTACCGCCTGGTCAACGCCCGGCGCTGCCATGCTGGCAACCAGTCTGGATGGCGTGACGCTGGCGCAAACTATCGGCATCTTTATCTTCACCAATCTGCTAATTATGCTGTGCGGCATCACCGGGCTGTTTGCCCGTTTAATGAAGGTAATTCCACAGGCGATTACCGCCGCCATGCTGGCCGGTATTCTGCTGCGTTTTGGCCTGCAGGCCTTTGGCGGGCTGCAAACGGATTTAATGCTGTGCGGCCTGATGTGCGGCTGCTGGCTTTTGGCGCGTCGCCTGCTGCCGCGTTACGCCATTATTATGACGCTGCTGGCGGGCCTGCTGGTTACGCTGGCGCGTGGCGATCTACATTTAGCTCAGCCGTTGCTGACGCTGCGCTGGCCGACGTTTATTATGCCGTCGTTTTCTCTGCCGGCGCTACTGGGCGTTGGGCTCCCCTTTTTTTTGGTGACCATGGCCTCGCAAAACGCGCCGGGCATCGCCACGCTCCAGGCGCACGGCTATACCGCACCAGTTTCGACGCTTATTGGCTGGAGTGGCCTGATCGCCCTGCTGCTGTCGCCGTTCGGCGGCTTTTCCGTGTGTCTCGCCGCCATCACCGCCGCTATCTGTATGAGCGAGGAAGTTCATCCCGATCGCAACAAACGCTGGCTGGCGGCGGCAATGGCCGGATTTTTTTATCTGCTGGCTGGCGTGTTTGGCGGCGCCGTTGGCCTGCTGTTAACGGCCCTGCCGATCACGCTGATCCATACGCTGGCGGGACTGGCGCTGCTGGCTACGTTGACCAACAGTATTCAACGTGCGCTACACCAGGAAGAGACGCGCGATGCGGCAATGGTCACCTTTTTAGTGACCGCCTCCGGCGTTACGCTGGCGGGCGTGGGCGCGCCCTTTTGGGGGTTAATAGCTGGAATGCTGGTATGGCTGATATTATCATCTCACCGGCTTCGTTAA
- a CDS encoding general stress protein has product MTQYRGGAGNFANDRQRASEAGKKGGQRSGGNFKNNPQKASEAGRKGGQNSHGGGRKPAE; this is encoded by the coding sequence ATGACTCAGTATCGCGGTGGTGCAGGTAATTTCGCAAACGATCGTCAACGTGCATCCGAAGCTGGCAAAAAGGGCGGTCAGCGCAGCGGAGGAAACTTCAAGAACAACCCGCAGAAAGCGTCTGAGGCTGGGCGTAAAGGCGGCCAGAACAGCCATGGCGGAGGCCGCAAGCCCGCAGAATAA
- a CDS encoding SrfA family protein yields MAKTFLRSGNLDAVLALGENGQPVYLSALQLRETLRLRKQQKLADCLAIPQANERGDRLDWYAPFNGRVKSWLNASESERRQALAELESYQQTLNAMSQRALSADKPALKLFGALLSKAFQFPDRQYIYLVNGRPVLTFWGFVDLDKRSRSDALDCLRSSLQPDPQPLSDAPLISVPAPEILPVAPKPEPEPSPVPLPVAPAASVSAYQAITELHEEEEQVIEPPQPPTPKRSRRRLWIAAPLGLAIAAALAYNFWPHQPDSALIASEPGKPTEPLPAIKPRVVIPAAIQAQAVALHKTLPLSNAAVVAAPPEVPAPAEPTPAVVPAAKDDLVMPPDAVRVGSIKFLDGNWRVSLQLGNMRGFKAPSLRYQLRDGKGTATIIQGDGTRCKAETTAGLMSSGNLIINSRYTARCGNGTRYKMPQIVCKQGDGAAMCEAQFGSDAAYPMTIKRESK; encoded by the coding sequence GTGGCAAAAACATTTTTACGCAGTGGGAATTTAGATGCAGTTCTTGCCTTAGGTGAAAACGGCCAGCCCGTTTACCTTTCTGCGCTTCAGCTGCGCGAGACGCTGCGCCTGCGCAAGCAGCAAAAACTTGCCGATTGCCTGGCGATCCCACAGGCCAATGAGCGCGGCGATCGCCTTGACTGGTACGCACCTTTTAATGGCCGGGTAAAATCCTGGCTCAACGCCAGCGAAAGCGAGCGCCGTCAGGCACTGGCAGAGCTGGAAAGCTATCAACAAACGCTGAATGCCATGAGTCAGCGCGCGCTTAGCGCTGACAAACCCGCACTTAAACTGTTCGGCGCCCTGCTGAGCAAAGCCTTTCAGTTTCCCGATCGCCAATATATTTATCTGGTTAACGGCCGCCCGGTACTGACCTTTTGGGGCTTCGTCGATCTGGATAAGCGTTCTCGCAGCGATGCGCTTGACTGCCTGCGCAGTTCGCTTCAGCCGGATCCCCAGCCGCTCTCTGATGCGCCTTTGATTAGCGTGCCCGCGCCGGAAATCTTACCGGTGGCGCCCAAGCCCGAGCCTGAACCCTCGCCCGTGCCGCTACCGGTGGCCCCTGCCGCCTCCGTAAGCGCCTATCAGGCCATCACGGAACTACACGAAGAAGAAGAACAGGTTATCGAGCCGCCGCAGCCGCCAACGCCGAAGCGTTCACGCCGTCGGTTGTGGATTGCCGCGCCGCTGGGTCTGGCTATCGCCGCTGCGCTGGCCTACAACTTCTGGCCGCATCAGCCTGATTCCGCGCTCATCGCCAGCGAGCCGGGCAAACCGACTGAGCCATTGCCAGCGATCAAACCACGGGTGGTGATCCCGGCCGCAATCCAGGCGCAAGCTGTCGCGCTGCATAAAACGCTGCCGCTGAGCAATGCGGCAGTAGTTGCCGCGCCGCCGGAAGTGCCAGCGCCAGCAGAGCCGACGCCTGCCGTCGTGCCGGCGGCGAAAGATGATCTGGTCATGCCGCCTGATGCCGTGCGGGTCGGTTCGATTAAGTTCCTTGACGGCAACTGGCGTGTTTCGCTGCAACTCGGCAATATGCGCGGCTTTAAGGCGCCCAGCCTGCGCTATCAGTTGCGCGACGGTAAAGGCACCGCCACTATCATTCAGGGTGACGGCACACGCTGCAAGGCGGAAACCACTGCGGGGCTGATGAGTTCAGGTAATTTAATTATTAACAGCCGCTATACTGCCCGCTGCGGCAACGGTACGCGTTATAAAATGCCGCAGATAGTCTGTAAACAAGGGGATGGCGCTGCCATGTGTGAAGCGCAGTTTGGCAGCGATGCCGCATATCCAATGACGATCAAGCGTGAGAGTAAATAA